The following coding sequences lie in one Hoplias malabaricus isolate fHopMal1 chromosome 14, fHopMal1.hap1, whole genome shotgun sequence genomic window:
- the sort1b gene encoding sortilin 1b, giving the protein MRRLWHLISALLLPVALSLHFSEFRSSRIARSLYTKTTFKAERHLNPAEGLSPHHRVQKRSTDTACTDPQEYVSKLSSNTHIHTFDDDLSGSVSLAWIGDGTGVLLALTTFQVPLFVLKFGQSRLYRSEDYGKTFEDVTYLINNTFISTDFGIAIGPEKSGKVILTADVSGNTGYRIFLSSNFGNSFTSSDLPFSPRMQIMYNPQNSDVLVAISNKNELWISENFGGTWKNIHETVCVVKWGMDNTLFFSTNLNGSCYDRGVLVLMKTVDNGQTFKKIADKIYSFGIGGRFLFASVMSGTGVTRMIHVSVDQGEEWNIAQLPPVGHEQFYSILSANDEMVFMHVDEPGDTGFGTIYVSDDRGIVYSKSLERHLYTATMGENDFTNVTSLRGVFMTSVLAEDDSVRTVVSFDQGGEWVSLQKPENSKCYSAAKDKDTCNLHIHASYSISNMNVPLPPLSEPNAVGLIIAHGTVGDAISALTPDVYVSDDGGYTWLRALEGPHHYAILDSGGLMVAVEYKPNEPISQIKFSTDEGQCWHIHNFTKDPIYFTGLASEPGARSMNVSIWGYRENLIMQYWVSITIDFRELLTRDCGENDYVRWLAHSNDISDPTDGCMLGYKEKLLRLRKDSVCWNGRDYAVAKEPTPCPCTLDDFLCDFGYYRNESSSECVEQTELKGHDLEVCIHGKEELLKTNGYRKIPGDKCEGGTETEIKREMIDIRKKCVSNLLDPQQQALDNVKSSHSAPIVVIVIAILIIGCIAGVIFVKKYVCGGRFMVHRYRDLQNHVEANGIEGIDEDLDTEVTGHAKIGFHDDSDEDLLE; this is encoded by the exons ATGCGACGGCTTTGGCACTTAATTTCAGCTCTGCTGCTTCCGGTGGCTCTGAGTTTACATTTCAGCGAGTTCAGATCGTCGCGCATCGCCCGCTCGCTTTACACGAAGACTACCTTCAAAGCCGAGAGACACCTTAACCCCGCAGAGGGGCTTTCTCCTCATCACAGGGTCCAAAAGAGAAGCACAGACACAGCTTGTACTGATCCACAGGAATACGTCTCCAAATTATCCAGCAACACTCATATC CACACTTTTGATGATGACCTTAGTGGATCTGTGTCTCTGGCCTGGATAGGAGATGGAACAGGG GTTCTTCTGGCCCTGACTACATTTCAGGTGCCTTTATTTGTGCTTAAATTTGGACAGTCCAGACTTTATAGGAG TGAGGACTATGGGAAGACCTTTGAGGATGTCACATACCTTATCAATAACACCTTTATCAGTACTGACTTTGGAATTGCCATTGGTCCTGAGAAATCTGGAAAG GTGATCCTTACAGCAGATGTGTCTGGAAACACTGGCTACAGAATTTTTCTCTCCAGTAACTTTGGAAACAGCTTCACTTCCTCAGACCTGCCTTTTAGCCCTCGGATGCAGATCATGTACAATCCTCAAAACTCTGATGTACTTGTGGCCATCAGCAACAAG aatgaaCTGTGGATTTCAGAAAATTTTGGTGGAACATGGAAAAATATCCATGAAACTGTATGTGTTGTAAAATG GGGAATGGACAATACTCTCTTCTTCTCCACAAACCTGAATGGTTCCTGCT aTGACAGAGGTGTGCTCGTCTTGATGAAGACTGTAGACAATGGCCAGACATTTAAGAAAATTGCTGATAAGATTTATTCCTTTGGCATTGGTGGCCGTTTCTTGTTTGCTTCAGTCATGAGTGGAACA GGGGTTACACGAATGATCCATGTTTCAGTGGATCAGGGTGAGGAGTGGAACATTGCACAGCTTCCTCCTGTAGGCCATGAGCAGTTCTACTCAATACTATCAGCTAACGATGAGATGGTCTTTATGCATGTGGATGAACCAGGGG ACACAGGTTTTGGCACCATCTATGTGTCAGACGACAGAGGTATAGTGTACTCCAAGTCTCTGGAGCGCCATCTTTACACAGCCACAATGGGTGAAAATGATTTCACCAATGTCACATCCCTCAGAGGAGTATTTATGACCAGTGTGCTAGCTGAAG ATGactctgtgaggactgtggtgtcaTTCGATCAAGGAGGCGAATGGGTTTCGCTACAGAAACCGGAGAACAGCAAGTGTTATTCCGCAGCTAAAGATAAAGACACG TGTAATCTACATATCCATGCATCCTACAGCATCTCAAACATGAATGTGCCATTGCCTCCGCTGAGTGAGCCTAATGCTGTTGGACTGATAATTGCTCATG GTACCGTGGGTGATGCCATCTCAGCGCTGACTCcagatgtgtatgtgtctgatgATGGTGGATACACATGGCTGCGTGCACTGGAAGGCCCCCACCACTATGCCATTCTAGACTCAGGGGGCCTGATGGTGGCTGTGGAGTACAAACCTAATGAGCCCATCTCTCAGATCAA GTTTTCCACAGATGAGGGCCAGTGCTGGCACATACATAATTTCACCAAAGACCCAATCTACTTTACTGGGCTTGCCTCTGAGCCAGGGGCACGCTCTATGAATGTCAGCATATGGGGATACAGAGAAAATCTGATCATGCAGTACTGGGTCTCCATCACCATTGATTTCAGAGAGCTGCTAACTCGCGACT GTGGTGAAAATGACTATGTGAGGTGGCTGGCACATTCGAATGACATCAGTGACCCTACCGATGGCTGCATGCTTGGTTATAAGGAGAAATTATTGCGGCTCAGGAAAGATTCGGTGTGTTGGAATGGGCGAGATTACGCTGTCGCCAAGGAGCCCACACCATGCCCCTGTACACTGGATGACTTCCTGTG TGACTTTGGATACTACCGAAATGAGAGCAGTTCAGAGTGTGTGGAACAGACTGAACTCAAAGGCCATGATCTAGAGGTCTGCATTCATGGCAAGGAAGAACTCCTAAAGACCAATGG GTATCGTAAGATTCCAGGGGATAAGTGTGAAGGAGGCACAGAAACAGAAATCAAGAGAGAAATGATTGATATTAGAAAAAAATGTGTCAGCAATCTGCTGGACCCACAGCAGCAG GCACTAGATAATGTGAAATCCTCACACTCTGCACCTATTGTTGTGATAGTAATAGCCATCCTAATTATTGGCTGTATAGCTGGGGTGATTTTTGTGAAGAAA
- the sypl2b gene encoding synaptophysin-like protein 2b, producing MTAFSLDFRPLKEPLGFMRIIEWVFAVFAFASTGNYTGTTSFNIQCQGKTPSLEINSSFQYPFRLNEVTYHVPTCNVNASGETKEYRLTGNYSSSAEFFVAIAVLAFLYCTATLVVYLGYQHVYRESSRGAILDLVITAIFAFLWLVSSSAWGKGLTDVKTATSPITLVSIAKVCKVQPNQCSAGAVPVFGPLNSSVTAGFLNLILWAGNCWFIFKETPFHKSSAPSATPQ from the exons ATGACCGCCTTCAGTTTAGATTTCAGACCGCTGAAAGAGCCCCTGGGGTTTATGCGCATCATAGAATGG GTTTTTGCCGTATTTGCCTTTGCATCGACTGGTAATTATACGGGTACCACAAGCTTCAATATCCAATGTCAAGGGAAAACTCCTAGCCTTGAGATCAACAGTTCCTTCCAGTACCCTTTTAG ACTCAATGAGGTAACATATCATGTCCCAACCTGCAATGTCAATGCCTCAGGAGAGACCAAGGAGTACCGCCTTACTGGAAACTATTCTTCTTCGGCTGAGTTCTTTGTTGCTATTGCAGTCTTGGCCTTCCTTTACTGTACTGCTACTCTGGTGGTGTACCTGGGTTACCAGCATGTGTATCGGGAGTCAAGCCGCGGAGCAATTCTA GATCTGGTGATAACAGCAATCTTCGCTTTTCTGTGGCTGGTGTCATCTTCTGCCTGGGGAAAGGGTCTGACTGATGTGAAAACAGCAACCAGTCCAATTACACTCGTCTCAATAGCAAAAGTTTGTAAGGTGCAGCCAAACCAATGTTCAGCTGGTGCCGTTCCTGTCTTTGGCCCCCTTAACTCCTCAGTG ACTGCTGGATTCCTCAATCTGATTTTATGGGCAGGAAACTGCTGGTTTATCTTTAAGGAGACACCCTTCCACAAATCATCAGCTCCTTCAGCCACTCCCCAGTAA